In the genome of Hydra vulgaris chromosome 06, alternate assembly HydraT2T_AEP, the window aatgtgTGCATggtttacaaaagtttttttaacatcgACTTTATGAAGTTATCAAAATACAGAAGGTTtactaaattacaaaagtttatttaatgtcTGTTTAATTTATAAGGTTATCAAAATATGTtaggtttattaaataaactttagttatCGAAGTACGTAAATAAACTTTACttatcattatttaaagtaGAAATTGTTTTCTGATGAGGGAGATTATATTTAAGATTCAAATGGTTtgttgttaattaataaaacatctaAAGTTGGAATTAAGCACCAAATTATTGGACTCAAAATAAGTAACTAAAGtcatgaaaattgtaaaaatgtttcaaaggtttcaaacaaaaatgaaaattatttataaaagtgcATAAAATGAGTTTGAAAAGGTTATCCATTTAATCATGGATTGCAAATTCCCGATGGAGCAGCTTGCTGCTTATGTTAGACCAATTTgtgaagttaaaattaaaaaagttattgtgtTAAAAAGGCACTTTATAGAATAAGAATTGGATTCCAGCATCGATGATTCGATAAACAGAAAAGAATGTAGAATGATATCTGATTTAGTAGTACTTTTGACTCCCATTAAAGCAACTGTGGTAGCGCTTTGTTGACAAGATGCTACTTTAATTTCTTCTGACATTTCATTAGAGTtcatgttgaaaaaataaaacaacaacaatctGAAATTGAAAAACAGTTGTATGATGCTTTGAGTCACCAAATTAAAGAGAGGAGAACACCATTAAGGagctaatatatattttcatagcCAGGTTACTTCATAAAAAATCTCAGAAGTTTTTGTACCAAATACAAGTAcccaaaataataaagttatgatAAACCTGATAAAGTGTTTAAACTTGGCAGATATAATAGCAGCAGCAGACTTGAGTAGTGATAGTTGTGTTCAGTTAAACCAGGCTTTTTCAAGCCACTAATGTGataataatgtcaaaaaaatcaGTGAACAATTAAATATAGTTACAGAAAAAGGATTGGCAGCAATATAAACACAGCCTATAAGAGTATCACATAAATATAACTCATGTATATTCATgcatgtttatattatttttagttattatttttatttatactgtgaTATCATTTTAgggttttgttttataatttaaattacttagtGTTTGATGAGTACTTAAAAAGTTAGTACTTCTTTATGTTCACTTTCTACAATtgtattttttgctatttaatcCGGGGATTAAAAATGTTCGTTATTTTTTCCGTCCCTAGtgataatgtttatattttgttgtgttTTCATCCCACATTGTCTCCATTATCCATCTCAATTATATACTTAGTTATTtctaatatgtttatttatagagttagtaaataaaggtaaaaataaaaacgaaataagATGGAATAGAAAAAGAAAGTTTCtgatttatagatattttattttctgccCATTTTATTTTCTGTCTTTTCTGTTCTTTTATGTCCAGTAGATACAAAACATGATTCAAAATCTCTTCTGCTTACTGTAAAACATGGATGTAATGTAATGCTTTTTGGGATGTTTTTGGTCAGGATGGTGATGATCTGCTCCATAGATATACTGGaactatttatcaaaaaatatacaaagacaTTTGTAAGAGCATTGTTTACCTCATGCAAAGGATAAAATGACTTGTAGATTAATATATCATCAGGATAACAATCCCAAACACACAGGCAAATCCTTTTAAGAATTCTTCAAAAAGAGTAAAGTTCgtgttttaaagtttacattCCAATCAACTGAGTTATTTGAGATCATGctaatttgttcaaaaaaattgaagaaattaagCACTTGATTCCCATTgatgtttacatttatttagttaactttattCCTCATAGATGCGAAGTCGTTCTCGATTGTAAAGATAGAAAATCCTATAAAATAGTAATATGATTTTgcatttctaataaattttgatcaaatattgttgaaaaattcctacatttttaaatataaatactttgttcgcaaatttttaaaaacatcaaaaattgaTTGGTTTATAATATGTTGACTTTAATATGTacttaaatcatatatatatgtatatatatgtatatatatatgtatgtatatatatatatgtatatatatatatatatatatatatatatatatatatatatatatatatatatatatatatatatatatatatatatatatataaaagcagcAGGAGTAAATGAGTGCACTATCTATGAATAGCCCATATAAAATGTACTTGGTGGGCTACGCAGGCTGCCCACCTAGTTGCAGGCTCTTTCAATAagttaaatttatgttttgatgataatttttgatacttccactgaatttttattttgttcctTCTTCATTCCaggtattgttaaaatatttgttttttaacaataaaaaggcAGAAAAACCAGTatgcacttaaaaaaaatttcctgacttttttttttaataatatttgtattattatttttttatttatttcatttctaCAAAGGTCAATAttaattattcaatattttctatACATATACTCTTAATTCTATACTCTTATTTTCAAAGATactgttggcttagcataggaacagccacaaatagtcacaCATAGGGCTAATCCAAAGTTGTGACCAATAGTTgttaatcaatatttttgtgTTCCGAAATACTACTCAAGTGCTAAGTTTGCGGTGGCCGGATTTGAACTTGTTCTGCACATAAGTCCAGGTTTTAACATTTTGTAGAATTTGTATTTTGTGTGGACTTTATTTTACTAGTGTAAACTGACTTAAACGAGTGTGGAGGCAGCCACAGGCTACAACTTGCAATTTCTACCAAAGCCTATATATATGTGAATagatatatttgtgtgtgtatataaatatatatatatatatgtgtatatatatatatatatatatatatatatatatatatatatatatatatatatatatatatatatatatatatatatatatattagggtggttcaaAAATAGGTCATgtcaaatatttgaaatgagCCGTGGGTTATGATCTGCCTTGTCCCCAATAtagtagttaaaattttttacaaaaatttttttgatcattgGAAAGGTTCGCAGAGAGTGCATAAGGGTCAATTTGTGGCCCGTTTTAATGAAAACTTTACCCCACTTGTGGGACCCTTAAACTtcaaccattaaaaaaaaaaaactatccaaTAACATGGTAATGAGTTATACAACTTATGTTTAAGGGgctcttttcaaaaataaacattcaaagaatttcattttttcagcAAAAAGCGGGTTTTTAGTgggtattttcaaaatatcttacatttcaatttttttgtataatttaatatttgaaaacataactttttttgctgaacaatttttgttttgaataaagaataaaaaagattttaaataaaataaaaaataaatatttcattttcaaaattaaaatataatcttattATTTCATCTAGCATACttatatgtaaacatttaattttagactaacataaaatattaataatttatatgatGCCAcccaaaaagaaaattgaaagaGTTGATGATACTTTTTTAGTGGGAAAAAGAAATTGTACTATTCCTAACAACAAATTTGCAACTACACAAGAAATTCTTCAATACTACAACTTTCTGAGAAAATCTAAACCTGAagttaaactgagttttattgTAGGATGTCCAAACAAAAGTGGATCATTCTCACCAAATTGTCCTACCAGTCAGTTACATTGCTGCATAATATCTAAACTTGTAGTTCCATGGACACGTGGTGGATTTGAAGTAATTACAACTCAGAAGCTAAGGTAATGATAGATCAAACTGTATTACCTTATCAAAacactaaaatatatttttaagtttttataagcatttaataataataatttcattttataggATCAAGGTCACAAAAATGGTGCAAGACTGGATGAAGCTGAAAAGCCTAAGCAAAAGAAACAACGCTgctgaagttaaaaaaagaaagaactttaaagaaaatatgaaaaaggtTTTCTGGATCGGAGAAAACCCACTAAATatgattgaaaaaataagaaaagattgTCATTTTGGTTTAGAAACCAAAATGACAAAGAGGAAGACATAGCTTTTCTTAAAGACCAATTAGAGGAAAGGAAAGGAAAGTTAGGGGGATTGGATAAGAGATttcaatattcattaaaaagaaagtataaatCTAAATGTAGTTATAATGAATTAAACAATGTATCAGATACTGATTCTGAAAATTCATTAAGTTCTTTTAATACCAATAAAAGCAATTCAAGTGATAGTGAATTTGAAATTGAGTCATATATTGATCCTACAAATTCTGTCAACCTACCAAAGGATATCTTGCACTGTACTGCTCACACAGCAGTTGGAGAGGTTTAACTCCACATCAACATACAGCAATTCTTAGCTTAGTTTTATACAGTCAATTCTGGAGGATGCATGTCTGAGTTTGTATGCTCTAAATCTTCATCATACAGAGCAGCAGAGAATGCTGTGGTAATGGGTGCAAATGAAATCAGAGACCATACAAAAAGCATTTCTAAATCTTCAAATTCTCTGATAATAAttcattttgatgaaaaaattgtGAAAGAACTTACTGAAGgaaaacagttttcaaaagaTAGGTCAGCTGTTCTTGCTAGGATTAAAGGACAAACCGAGTTACTTGAATTCCAGTAATCGATTCAGGTTCTGGAGAACACCAAAAAGAAGCTATagaagaacttatttttaactttggaTTAGAGGATAAAGTTCAGTGTCTTTGCTTTGATACCACTAGCGCCAACACAGGTAAAGCAAAAGGGGCTTGTAGCAGAATCATTGTGCACCTACTTTTTTGTGCAAAAAGtaggtatattatttatttttaaattaaacattgaaaaatcTAACCCTTAACTATTAGGATATGAAAGCATACTGGCAGATGAAAAGGTTTGAGGAATTGAATAAAGCTGGAGCTCAAGCTGTTTCTGAATCCATTATGCGACATACTTGGTACCTTGACCCATATTTAGTCATTATAGCAATTGCAGATCAGAAATGTAAAGAAAGTAGCAACATGGCTAAGAGACTATTTGGTCTAAAACGACCCTCTATAGAGGAGTATTCCTTAGAAAGACAGGTGTTGGATAAAGACATTCTGAAGAACTTAAACTTTTCACAGGATGAGCCTCCCAGTTTAGTTCCACTAGTTACAGAGATGTCCTGGCTTATATTTGACATGCTTGGTCATGGAAAAGCTGAGGTTCAATGGATGAAGCTTCCTGCAGAGTATTggattttaaatgatttctaTCAAGAATTTGAAACAGCCATCATGAATCTTGATGTTGTGAATGATTGTTCAGAAAGAACAGTCAAATTAGTTCaaaaacttgttaataaagCACATTCAGAAGAGAAAAGGCAAGATACGTTTCTTTTTACTCATGTGTACAAGCGAAATCGAAATGGTAGAAAAAAGTTGGATCATGCCAAAGCTGCACTcaatagtattatttaatatctactttttgatccattttatttttgaaacacttgtaaatgtttggtttttgttttgtattggtaaagttttttttttattgtattcaaacaaatacttatttttttaaaaaaaacattttatgttttgatgattttcaatgttttatcaTTCTTCTgaaagttacttaaaaaaatatttatgaaaagagTCCCTTAAACTtaagttttataacttattacCATGTtattggataattttttttttaaattggttaaaatttaaGGGTCCCACAAGCGGGgtaaagtttttcttaaaacgGGGCAAAAATTAACCCTTTTGCCCTTTGTGGGGACCTTTCCgatgatcaaaaaaatttttgtaaaaaattttaagtactaTTTTGGGGTCAAGGCAGATCATAAGCTAGGgctcttttcaaatttttgacaTGACCTATTTttgaaccaccctaatatatatatatatgtttatatatatatatatatatatataaaacctaagtaatataatatgcatatatatatatgtttatatatatatatatatatatatatgtatatatgtatatatatatgtatatctgtatatatatatgtatatatatatatacatatatatatttatatatatatttatatatatatgtgtatatatatatatatatatatatatatatatatatatatattatatatatatatatatatatatatatatatatgcatatatagaACTCTTGTACGTTGTCAGACAGTTTTTCCGTATTTTGTtgacaaaaagtaaaaattaaaatgcaagaccggaatttttttttttattaattgatagACTGAACTGCCTGCCCcacccaaaccctcagtcgatgtagcagcgcATTCTTGCGAGTCAGGGTAAAAGATAGtagatgtagcagcactccgttgcgagtcaggctataagatagtcgatgtagcaacactccgcgcatgatttacagtaaaaaaaataataataaaaacattttattaaaaaaaaataagaatattttattaaaaaaaataaaaataaaaacattgtttatattgttaaaaacattcagaatgtttttaaaaacagtctGGTCAATTAAATTTGCGtttttgcggtttttttaaaaaacgattaatttgtaattaaattaatggtTTTAACTTTCTGACAACACGCAAATCTTGGACGAAagtcaaaagtaattaaaagtgaCGTATATGTTGGCGTAAGAATCATTTTTATCCTTCCGTACTTcccaaatgcaaaaaaatatatatatatgtatcagcccttggaattagggtcggcattaggcaatttttatgttaaaacctttgtatcaaatttttttgcccACCTGATACTGGCCTTTAAAAGATTAAGAAAATTATTACTGAcctcatttttcttaattccaagggctaatatagatttatatatatgcatacataattatttacttgttttatgttaaataaaggGGCATTTGGTCTGGTGAAGTTAGCAATATTATTATCAGTCAAAGGTAAAAGCCAGGTTGctgttaaaattttgaaaaaaggatATGGATCTAGTATCTCCTATGAAGATCGAGTTTCATTCTGGCAAGAAGCAGCTATTATGAGTCAGTTTGATCATCCTAATGTCATTTCTTTCTATGGAGTATTGGTTGGAAAAATACCTAGCATGGTTGTTGAGTATTTGCCACGTGGGAACCTTTGGAAATACCTGAAAACTGCTCAAAGATTgaggtaaataattttttttttaatttttatactttaaacattaatgttagaaatacaaatgttttgtaATTAGAAAAGCAAAAGGAGTTCATACAATTAATCAGGATTTACATAAGTTGTTTTTACGAATGGCAAGAAATATCAATGCTGGAATTACCTATTTAGCAAGTTTGAAATTTGTACACAGGGATCTTGCTGCAAGGAATATATTGCTTGATTCAGATTTGACATGCAAagtatgttattaaatttaaatagttcaagattttttattacttttaaggaACTGTTAAAGTTTAGCACTTTGAGGTACTAATAATGTTATACTATCTAAGGCACTGTTAACGTTTTAGTACCCAAGGCATTGTTAATTTATACCATCTTCTAACTGATTCTGGGGATGCaagatttaagttttatatcCGATGTCTTATAAGTCAGATAATAAATTGTATGCGCAAATAATGATTGTGTGCCCTTTTAATAGAAATgtgattgttttatttacttaataagttcaaaattttatattgtgtttaacttttcttttcttttcttagaattaaagtaaatttattgtgttcaaattttttttctcagaaaTAAAGTGAATATATTGtgtttaacttttctttttttttctcagaaataaaaaaatatataaaatctatttatgtaaaagtgtcaagagaaaaatagtaaaacttgtaattttcctgaaataacatatataaatttgtaatatttcttaaactgtgttaaattatataatgcaataatttctaaaatatttatgttattgtataCTTGTATATTCAATAATAGTATATCATAGTATAGTTTGGTaaaaagtaaaagcatttatttgtatttttttaatctatactTTTGTAActgaaagaaatgttttttttttccatttaaaaacatttttttattatgcaaacaaaatagtaagatgatgtcatactgaaataggtAGCTGTGAGGGCTTCAGTATATCAATGgattatctaaataaaacatGTGAGGGAGTACATAAACTAAGGTTTTGGTTCagttatgtatgtatttataagaGCTATGGTTTTTGAATCTAGGGAGTTATTTAGTCATTGAAAATCtgataatacttaatttttccAAACTAGTAGAGCTCACCAGCTTTTTTGTATAAACATGAAATTTCCATGCGAAAATGAATAGGTGGCATAAAATTAtctctaatatataaaaaagttttcaggCTTACTCTTTAAATTCTtcctttaacaaaaattatatttggttttttctatttataagtatttctattttaaaattgaatgtaatatacaaaatatgaagaattctaatttttgaaataattagatGGTGAAATATTTAGGTTGAAGTATTTAGAGGGGAAAAAAACTCTggtaataaaatcttttgtatTATTAGCTACATTTTTCTTCTCAtccacttttttttacattttttgggAAATGGctaacagagaaaaaaaaattatataaagttcacaattatataagtttttttcaaattgttttcttttatatattttatgctcTAAGTCAAATGtagctaaaagaaaaaattttttatacagatgagaccttttttacaaataaaattttttatacagatgagactttttttacaaataaaatttttatatacttggTATTAATTTTATGATAACAGGTAGTGAACAGGTTAAAAGGAGGAAAGTGCTTGCAtctgtttaaaatttgtattttttttcgatattttttttattgtatttttatatcatcttttaaatgtttgctaataatttttttgcttgaaaaatatttagattgcAGATTTTGGACTGTCAAGACATTTTTTATCAGAAGAACAATATTATTTGAGTAATGGTGGCCGAATTCCTGTTAAATGGACGGCTCCAGAGgtcattttctttattttattaagttagttttataagtatatacatataattatcataaatatCGTAATTAGACTCATGATTATTGTATcgaaatataattatttattaaaaggtgATTGTATTCTATTAGCAcaattcttatatttttttaaaattggtttaggCGCTTCAGTTTAACAAATACTCTTCCAAATCTGATGTCTGGAGCTATGGCATTGTTCTGTGGGAAATTTGGTCTATCGGAATACCTCCTTATGGAAATTGGTGTAATGACAAGGTAATagttaataagtttgtttttttcacagaaatcaaaacttaatttatactGTAtctaatatcttattttaaggTTATAAAAGAAGTTTGTGAAAACAACTATCGTCTTCCAGCTCCTTCTGGCGTtcctaactatatatataagctAATGCTGGACTGCTGGTTAGtagaaaaatttatatgctcgattttaaaattacatgttttatgttttatgaacTGTAGGGTTTGAATTTTGAGTTAGAGGTTTGAACGTAGGGTGCTATTTAGAGACAAAGTGTGTTTAAAGACTTTGTGTCTTTAAACACACTGTTTAAAGACACAGCGTGTTTAGAGACACAGCATGTTTAGAGACACAGTGTGTTTAGAGACACAGCGTGAGACGCATGTTAAAACATTTCTGTTTTGTGTCGTGTGTTCATTTGAAATGTGCTAAACGTAAACTAATGTGATTTCAggaattttgacaaaaataaacgACCTTCATTCTCGCAAATCAAGTTTAGCTTAAGGAAAGACGATGATCAAATTCTTGGAAAAAATCATTCTGCTATAGTTGAAAGGGTACGATCATTGACATTTCCTTCCAATAAACAAGAAGTTGATTCGTTTGAAAACAATATCTCGTTTTAGAAATGGTTTATATGAATAGTCTCCTTTATACTATTCCTTTACTGTTCATAAAACTGCATCCCTCTCCTAAAATAccaaaatgtattttttctcATGTTTTATgatcgttttaaaaaaagaaagttttatgtatttaatgtttgtgaaagcttattttattataaaatctatgTCATGcatatatactatgtatatactCATGTTTTATCATATTCATTATtcatcattttatatattatcgTATTCATTACTATACAtccatatatatgtatgtatatatgtgtgtgtatatatatatatatatatatatatatatatatatatatatatatatatatatatatatatatatatatatatatatatatatatatatatatatatatatatatatatatatgctcatTATAATTACACatgtatgattttttaaaaacccatACTTAGATGTTTAGTAGAAGTAAATTTTGGTGTTTATATTGGTTGtaaaagagaaaatttaaaagtgaaaaaatatataatgattttttgcacgttatttttaaaaagaaaaatcataaaataaattcaaaaaattattttggcaagtaactttttattttatttatgttcattttatttattttttatgttcattttgtttaatatattaaaatgtccTACAGAAAAAAGTCctataaaatctattgataaaattaatttacctAACGTAAGTTGCTAAGtactataaaaaagattattaatcaaaaaagttcGAATGCACACAGCacaaattactatttgtaaatatattttaaactaacggtggtttttatttttattttattaaaagttctgtagcactttttaaaagggttagttttttaaacataccCGGGGGTTTGttatcaaacaaattttttttgtttttttatttttatcattttttttctttttttataatagattataaatttttgttataatgagaaaaatttttttgtatatttatgttttaaatatatatcttgtATTGAACAATTTAGTTTAAACTATCCCttcaatattgtttaaaatgataTCAGGTTGTTAAATttggaattatttaaaaaatgttttttttttatcccgTACTAGGGTAGTTTACTGCATTATGAGCACCTTAGGTAAAAAGGtaatattttcgaaaataaTTATGCTAATCCAAATTTTTTGCGAAGTATCAGTTTTTAGGGGTTACTACACAtgatcaaattaaatatttgagcGCAAAAATTTTTCTCCAAATTGcagaggttttaaaaatgtAGCGAAAGGGTCCAAGTTACTCAGACCACATgataatatgagcactttaattTATCTCTAAAAAATAACCTTAATTAAGTCAACCTGACAGTAGAACTAATTTGTGGAATATAATGAttcttttattaacaaaacctatcattaaaagatcaaattttaagccAGTTATTGAAGCAATGCTACTTTGTTTTacgcagtaaaaaaaaatcgttattttttcaattttattaactcaaacttttattttaacagaaatttgAAAGTTGAACAACAGAAAGATAATGTcataatactaaattttttttacttttttatttggattaaaGCAGTTAAAATCACAGCAATTTAAGGACTTTAAGCTAGGTAATTTAAGGATTTAAAGCTAGGTAATTTAATAACCTTAAGGTAATTTCACCTaaaaacactgggtaatttgagcataCTCATATCAcacaaaaatggtattttttaaacaaagtcaaaaataaatgcatgttttccaaacaaaaatgaaacggatttttagctaaaattttactttataaaaaagtaaatatctatatttcaACATCTAAATTTCATGCCACAAATTCTTTCGTGTGTTTTAATAGCAAAGCCATTTCAAGCAAAACCATTAATGAAAGACACGCAAATGATGAATATAAATGAAATCAACATTTACCAACACttaatttttatgcataaataCAATTgattctaaaaaactttaatgataaatttatcaaaaatgtaaataacaaGTATGCATTTAGAATAAACCAATagaatacttataaaatatcaaaaattgtaGCAAGTATTCTGAATATGAATTAGTATACTGTGGACCAAAATTATCAAACTCTTTTCAAAAAGGAAATACGGTAAATTCGTTAAAGTCCtttaagtttctaataaaaaatgaaatttttaactggataattatttaatttttttcctaaatgaACGTcgaatttcaatatttttagctttttatttatttaattgtctcttattttttaaatttaaaagaattagtCAGTATATTTGAATGACTATcgttaaaattatattgataccatttacttttctaatttaaaagaaatatttatgagagctttttttttttctttaatcataTTGGAAttatacttaatattttaacaatcttattttatttttaacctgtAATTTTGAGCTCCTgcctgttttatatatatatatatatacatatatatatatatatatatatatatatatatatatatatatatatacatatatatatatatatatatatatata includes:
- the LOC136081725 gene encoding uncharacterized protein LOC136081725 produces the protein MKAYWQMKRFEELNKAGAQAVSESIMRHTWYLDPYLVIIAIADQKCKESSNMAKRLFGLKRPSIEEYSLERQVLDKDILKNLNFSQDEPPSLVPLVTEMSWLIFDMLGHGKAEVQWMKLPAEYWILNDFYQEFETAIMNLDVVNDCSERTVKLVQKLVNKAHSEEKRQDTFLFTHVYKRNRNGRKKLDHAKAALNSII